In a single window of the Streptomyces sp. NBC_00285 genome:
- a CDS encoding family 43 glycosylhydrolase: MTYFARPRTRARRRAGRLAGLTAASLLLGLAAPVVTAQAADPADVTGGLALWYKFDGGSGSTVTDASGNGRDGTVNGTADWSGSGQGLAFNGSDTYVKVPDDVMKGMNSITVSTDVLIDSAQSTPYFVYGFGNSSGGNGNGYLFTTGNSLRTSIATGNWSTEQTTKPSDGHNLTRAVWKQLTYTQTGSTGVLYEDGVEVGRNTAVTITPGAIGSGSTTANYIGKSVYSGDKLLKGRIRDFRVYDRALNTSEVEQLSLPIATQGVTDDKAALSLGDTGAVTADLDLPKTGTAGGSNISWASDNTQVVTDTGKVTRPTAGEPDGHATLTATLKKGTVTDTKSFDVTVLPDFDDRTATERAAQALGVKNLDDVRGNLTLPATGDYGTDVTWSSATPDVVSADGVVHRPAHGAGATTVDLTATVTKGEATATRTFTAKVPELPAKQALKGYMFSYFTGEGTSDGEQLYSALSKGDDPLKWRELNDGKPVLTSTLGEKGLRDPFIIRSPEGDKFYQIATDLRIYGNGDWDASQRTGSKSIMVWESTDLVHWTNQRLVKISPDSAGNTWAPEAFYDAKLGEYVVFWASKLYDNAAHSGDTYNRMMYATTRDFYAFSEPKVWVDRGYSVIDSTMIQNNGTYYRLSKDERNNTSSTPNSKFIFEEKSDSILNPNWTAVAEGIGKGAMNAAEGPLVFKSNTEEKWYAFLDEFGGRGYIPFETTDLDSGNWTPVADYDLPAKPRHGTVLPVTQAEYDRLLGAYQPDQLVESVETVSVKTRIGTAPVLPATVVATYADGVKRPVAVTWDEVPASKYAQAGTFTVTGSLPNGAALPVQAEVTVSQEGADVPADLLLHYGFDESGGNIARDSSGHGYHGTYVGTPDFGTGVDGGSFKMSGDSGSPYVKIPNGVLKNADSVTVSTYAKWKGGSSFQWLFGLGPDSNKYLFATPSNGGNSLYSAITKASWSAESKLTAGSQLTPGQWRHVTVTLDGATGTMVLYVEGVEAARTTTTIKPSELYDANKDYSGYIGRSLYDGDPAFGGEVDDFRIYDRALTAAEVMELSGNTAGIAKATHPSLKVDAIVDNADSKVTLPMKEGTDLTALAPEFTLAHGAAISPASGSVQDFSKPVTYEVTGSDGKKRTWTVSALVMRSPVLPGLNADPNIVRFGDTFYIYPTTDGFEGWSGTQFKAYSSTDLVHWKDHGVILDLGPDISWADSRAWAPTIAEKNGKYYFYFCADANIGVAVSDSPTGPFKDALGQPLLKAGQFSGQMIDPAVFTDDDGQSYLYWGNGHAYVAPLNADMTSLDLTKMKDITPSGYNEGTFVIKRNSTYYLMWSENDTRDENYRVAYATGASPTGPWTKQGVILEKDLSLGIKGPGHHSVVHVPGTDDWYIAYHRFAIPGGDGMHRETTIDKMEFGSDGLIKKVVPTLTGVDPVTIVHAGADVTGKEGDAIALKGTISGAGSPKWTVAAGAPCTVAAPGAAATTVTCTDNGTFTLTLTGGRSSDTATVKVTNAAPAVVSATGPKSPVPVGKRTAVTASFTDPGRSDTHTCVVDWKDGSKPQSGKVAALGCRAEHTYTKAGIRRPVITITDDDGASDSRTLPELIVYDRSAGPVFGAGVVGSRAGAYPAKPGLTGKATFSLAAAYTRGAVAPLGKVSFDFGPARLAFRSTGADWLVVTGSQAVYQGSGTVNGKSGYAFRVTATDGPDTFRIKIWKKSGGEVVYDNLTGSKVTGVIAFGKSRR, encoded by the coding sequence ATGACGTACTTCGCACGTCCGCGCACCCGCGCGAGACGCCGGGCGGGCCGCCTCGCCGGTCTGACCGCCGCGTCACTTCTCCTGGGCCTCGCCGCCCCCGTGGTCACCGCCCAGGCGGCAGACCCGGCGGATGTCACCGGCGGCCTGGCTCTCTGGTACAAGTTCGACGGCGGCTCCGGCAGCACCGTCACCGACGCCTCCGGCAACGGCCGCGACGGCACGGTGAACGGGACCGCCGACTGGTCGGGCTCCGGGCAGGGGCTCGCGTTCAACGGTTCCGACACCTACGTCAAGGTGCCGGACGACGTCATGAAGGGCATGAACTCGATCACCGTCTCCACGGACGTGCTGATCGACTCCGCACAGAGCACGCCGTACTTCGTCTACGGCTTCGGCAACTCCAGCGGGGGCAACGGCAACGGGTACCTGTTCACGACCGGCAACTCCCTGCGCACCTCGATCGCGACCGGCAACTGGTCGACCGAGCAGACCACCAAGCCCTCCGACGGGCACAACCTCACCCGCGCGGTGTGGAAGCAGCTCACCTACACCCAGACCGGCAGCACGGGAGTGCTGTACGAGGACGGTGTCGAGGTCGGCCGCAACACGGCGGTCACCATCACGCCGGGCGCCATCGGCTCCGGCTCCACCACCGCCAACTACATCGGCAAGTCCGTCTACTCCGGTGACAAGCTCCTCAAGGGCCGGATCCGCGACTTCCGCGTCTACGACCGCGCCCTGAACACCTCGGAGGTCGAGCAGCTCTCCCTCCCCATCGCCACGCAGGGCGTCACCGACGACAAGGCAGCACTGAGCCTCGGCGACACCGGCGCGGTCACGGCCGACCTGGACCTGCCGAAGACCGGCACGGCCGGCGGCTCGAACATCAGCTGGGCCAGCGACAACACGCAGGTGGTGACCGACACCGGGAAGGTGACGCGGCCGACCGCCGGCGAGCCTGACGGACACGCCACCCTCACGGCGACCCTCAAGAAGGGCACCGTCACCGACACCAAGAGCTTCGACGTCACGGTCCTGCCCGACTTCGACGACCGCACGGCCACCGAGCGGGCCGCGCAGGCCCTCGGCGTCAAGAACCTCGACGACGTCCGCGGCAACCTCACCCTCCCCGCCACGGGCGACTACGGCACGGACGTCACCTGGTCCTCCGCGACCCCTGACGTCGTCTCCGCCGACGGCGTCGTCCACCGCCCCGCACACGGCGCAGGCGCCACCACCGTGGACCTGACCGCCACCGTCACCAAGGGCGAGGCGACGGCGACCCGCACCTTCACCGCGAAGGTCCCCGAACTCCCCGCGAAGCAGGCCCTCAAGGGCTACATGTTCAGCTACTTCACCGGCGAGGGCACCTCGGACGGCGAGCAGCTGTACTCCGCCCTGAGCAAGGGCGACGACCCGCTGAAGTGGCGGGAGCTGAACGACGGCAAGCCGGTCCTGACCTCCACCCTCGGTGAGAAGGGCCTGCGCGACCCGTTCATCATCCGCTCCCCCGAGGGCGACAAGTTCTACCAGATCGCCACCGACCTGAGGATCTACGGCAACGGCGACTGGGACGCCTCCCAGCGCACCGGCAGCAAGTCCATCATGGTCTGGGAGTCCACCGACCTCGTCCACTGGACGAACCAGCGGCTGGTGAAGATCTCCCCCGACAGCGCGGGCAACACCTGGGCTCCCGAGGCGTTCTACGACGCGAAGCTCGGCGAGTACGTCGTCTTCTGGGCGTCGAAGCTGTACGACAACGCGGCGCACTCCGGCGACACGTACAACCGCATGATGTACGCGACCACCCGCGACTTCTACGCGTTCAGCGAGCCCAAGGTCTGGGTCGACCGCGGCTACTCGGTCATCGACTCCACGATGATCCAGAACAACGGCACCTACTACCGCCTCTCCAAGGACGAGCGGAACAACACCTCCTCCACGCCCAACAGCAAGTTCATCTTCGAGGAGAAGAGCGACTCGATCCTCAACCCGAACTGGACCGCTGTCGCGGAGGGCATCGGCAAGGGCGCGATGAACGCCGCCGAGGGGCCGTTGGTCTTCAAGTCGAACACCGAGGAGAAGTGGTACGCGTTCCTCGACGAGTTCGGTGGCCGCGGCTACATACCGTTCGAGACGACCGACCTCGACTCCGGCAACTGGACCCCGGTCGCCGACTACGACCTGCCGGCCAAGCCGCGCCACGGCACCGTCCTGCCGGTCACCCAGGCCGAGTACGACCGTCTCCTGGGCGCCTATCAGCCGGACCAGCTCGTCGAGAGCGTCGAGACCGTGTCGGTGAAGACCCGGATCGGTACGGCCCCCGTGCTGCCGGCCACCGTCGTCGCCACCTACGCCGACGGCGTCAAGCGGCCCGTCGCCGTCACCTGGGACGAGGTCCCGGCGTCGAAGTACGCACAGGCCGGCACGTTCACGGTCACCGGAAGCCTGCCCAACGGGGCGGCACTCCCGGTCCAGGCCGAGGTCACCGTGTCGCAGGAAGGCGCCGACGTACCGGCCGACCTGCTGCTGCACTACGGCTTCGACGAGAGCGGCGGCAACATCGCCCGTGACTCCAGCGGACACGGCTACCACGGGACCTACGTCGGCACGCCCGACTTCGGCACCGGTGTGGACGGCGGCTCGTTCAAGATGTCCGGCGACTCAGGCTCGCCGTATGTGAAGATCCCCAACGGTGTGCTGAAGAACGCCGACAGCGTGACCGTGTCGACGTACGCCAAGTGGAAGGGCGGCAGCAGCTTCCAGTGGCTGTTCGGGCTCGGCCCGGACAGCAACAAGTACCTGTTCGCCACGCCCTCCAACGGCGGCAACAGCCTCTACTCGGCGATCACCAAGGCGAGTTGGTCGGCGGAGTCGAAGCTGACGGCCGGCTCGCAGCTCACGCCGGGCCAGTGGCGGCACGTCACCGTCACCCTCGACGGGGCGACCGGCACGATGGTCCTGTACGTCGAGGGCGTCGAGGCGGCCCGTACGACCACCACCATCAAGCCGTCCGAGCTGTACGACGCGAACAAGGACTACAGCGGCTACATCGGCAGGTCCCTGTACGACGGCGACCCGGCCTTCGGCGGCGAGGTCGACGACTTCCGCATCTACGACCGTGCCCTGACGGCCGCGGAGGTGATGGAGCTCAGCGGCAACACCGCGGGCATCGCCAAGGCCACGCACCCGTCGCTCAAGGTCGACGCGATCGTCGACAACGCGGACAGCAAGGTCACCTTGCCGATGAAGGAGGGCACCGATCTCACCGCGCTGGCACCGGAGTTCACCCTCGCGCACGGCGCGGCGATCAGCCCCGCTTCCGGCAGCGTGCAGGACTTCAGCAAGCCGGTGACGTACGAGGTGACGGGGTCCGACGGCAAGAAGCGCACCTGGACCGTGTCGGCGCTCGTCATGAGGAGCCCGGTCCTGCCGGGTCTCAACGCCGACCCGAACATCGTCCGCTTCGGCGACACCTTCTACATCTACCCGACCACCGACGGCTTCGAGGGCTGGAGCGGCACGCAGTTCAAGGCCTACTCCTCCACCGACCTGGTCCACTGGAAGGACCACGGCGTCATCCTCGACCTCGGCCCCGACATCTCGTGGGCCGACAGCAGGGCCTGGGCGCCGACGATCGCCGAGAAGAACGGGAAGTACTACTTCTACTTCTGCGCCGACGCCAACATCGGTGTCGCGGTGTCCGACTCGCCGACCGGACCGTTCAAGGACGCGCTGGGTCAACCGCTGCTCAAGGCGGGCCAGTTCAGCGGCCAGATGATCGACCCGGCCGTGTTCACGGACGACGACGGGCAGTCGTACCTCTACTGGGGCAACGGCCATGCCTACGTGGCCCCGCTGAACGCCGACATGACCTCGCTCGACCTCACGAAGATGAAGGACATCACGCCCAGCGGCTACAACGAGGGCACCTTCGTCATCAAGCGGAACAGCACCTACTACCTCATGTGGTCGGAGAACGACACCCGCGACGAGAACTACCGCGTGGCCTACGCCACCGGTGCCTCCCCCACCGGCCCCTGGACCAAGCAGGGCGTGATCCTGGAGAAGGACCTCTCCCTCGGCATCAAGGGCCCCGGCCACCACTCGGTCGTCCATGTGCCGGGCACCGACGACTGGTACATCGCCTATCACCGGTTCGCCATCCCCGGCGGTGACGGCATGCACCGCGAAACGACCATCGACAAGATGGAGTTCGGCTCCGACGGCCTGATCAAGAAGGTCGTGCCCACCCTGACCGGAGTCGACCCGGTGACCATCGTGCACGCCGGTGCCGACGTCACCGGCAAGGAAGGCGACGCGATCGCGCTGAAGGGCACGATCTCCGGTGCGGGCAGCCCGAAGTGGACCGTCGCAGCGGGAGCGCCCTGCACCGTCGCCGCCCCCGGGGCGGCGGCCACGACGGTCACCTGCACCGACAACGGCACCTTCACGCTCACCCTGACCGGAGGCCGCAGCAGCGACACCGCGACGGTCAAGGTGACCAACGCGGCGCCGGCCGTCGTCTCGGCCACGGGTCCGAAGTCCCCGGTACCGGTCGGGAAGCGCACGGCCGTCACGGCCTCGTTCACCGACCCGGGAAGGAGTGACACCCACACCTGCGTGGTCGACTGGAAGGACGGGAGCAAGCCGCAGTCCGGCAAGGTCGCCGCGCTGGGCTGCCGGGCCGAGCACACCTACACCAAGGCCGGGATCCGCCGTCCGGTGATCACCATCACCGACGACGACGGCGCCTCGGACAGCAGGACACTGCCCGAGCTGATCGTCTACGACCGCTCGGCCGGGCCCGTGTTCGGCGCCGGCGTCGTCGGTTCCCGAGCCGGCGCCTACCCGGCCAAGCCGGGCCTGACGGGCAAGGCCACCTTCTCCCTCGCGGCGGCCTACACGAGAGGAGCCGTCGCGCCGCTCGGCAAGGTCTCCTTCGACTTCGGCCCGGCCCGGCTGGCGTTCCGCTCGACCGGCGCCGAC
- a CDS encoding iron chaperone: MKERAREVKAAARSGSQADKVAQDEAAVVAKIAEMEDADRAMAERIHTVVRASAPDLAPKLWYGMPAYAKDGKVVCFFQSAQKFNARYATFGFNDRAELDEGTMWPTAFALTRLTAADEARIGELVKQAAA, encoded by the coding sequence ATGAAGGAGCGCGCCCGGGAGGTCAAGGCGGCCGCGCGCAGCGGCTCGCAGGCCGACAAGGTGGCGCAGGACGAGGCAGCCGTGGTCGCGAAGATCGCCGAGATGGAGGATGCGGACCGGGCCATGGCCGAACGCATCCACACCGTCGTCAGGGCGAGTGCACCGGATCTGGCGCCGAAGCTCTGGTACGGCATGCCCGCGTACGCCAAGGACGGCAAGGTCGTCTGTTTCTTCCAGAGCGCGCAGAAGTTCAACGCGCGGTACGCGACCTTCGGTTTCAACGACAGGGCGGAGCTCGACGAGGGCACCATGTGGCCGACCGCCTTCGCGCTCACGCGGCTGACCGCCGCCGACGAGGCGCGCATCGGTGAACTCGTGAAGCAGGCGGCGGCCTGA
- a CDS encoding PfkB family carbohydrate kinase, whose amino-acid sequence MEPTKGRRPAGLFVGLCTLDVVQLVDRVPGSNEKLTAREQVVAAGGPAANAAVTFSHLGGTARLLTGIGSHPLGVAVTADLARLGVTVSDLAVDSVEPPAVSSILVTASSGDRAVASTNATGLRLAPPAGLDALVAACDIVEFDGHHMELALATARAARSAGRRTVLDGGSWKAGTEELLPSVELAVCSDDFRPPGTSTPTDTLRFLQKHGVLWSAVSRGGRSLVWTGPDGGGTVDVPAVRVADTLGAGDVLHGALACHLADRGPLTSERFVEALRDAAAVASRACASFGTRAWMRDG is encoded by the coding sequence GTGGAGCCGACGAAGGGCCGACGTCCTGCGGGGCTGTTCGTCGGCCTGTGCACGTTGGACGTCGTTCAGCTCGTGGACCGGGTGCCGGGGTCCAACGAGAAACTGACGGCTCGTGAGCAGGTCGTGGCGGCGGGCGGTCCGGCGGCGAACGCGGCCGTGACGTTCAGCCACCTGGGTGGTACGGCCAGGCTGCTCACGGGGATCGGCTCCCACCCTCTGGGTGTCGCGGTCACCGCGGATCTGGCCCGGCTGGGTGTGACCGTGTCGGATCTTGCCGTCGATTCGGTGGAGCCTCCTGCGGTGTCGTCCATCCTGGTGACCGCGTCGAGCGGGGACCGTGCCGTCGCATCGACCAACGCCACCGGGCTCCGCCTCGCGCCACCCGCCGGTCTCGACGCGCTGGTGGCCGCCTGCGACATCGTCGAGTTCGACGGCCATCACATGGAACTGGCCCTGGCGACCGCCCGCGCAGCGCGGTCCGCGGGTCGGCGCACCGTCCTCGACGGGGGCAGCTGGAAGGCCGGTACGGAGGAGCTGCTGCCGTCGGTCGAACTGGCCGTCTGCTCCGACGACTTCCGGCCTCCCGGGACGAGTACGCCGACGGACACCCTGCGGTTTCTGCAGAAGCACGGAGTCCTCTGGTCGGCGGTCAGCCGGGGCGGCCGCTCCCTCGTGTGGACGGGTCCCGACGGCGGTGGCACGGTGGACGTTCCCGCCGTGCGCGTGGCGGACACCCTGGGCGCAGGCGATGTGCTGCACGGGGCTCTCGCGTGCCACCTCGCGGACCGGGGCCCGCTGACCTCGGAACGGTTCGTCGAGGCCCTGCGGGATGCGGCAGCGGTGGCTTCACGGGCGTGCGCGTCGTTCGGGACGCGGGCCTGGATGCGGGACGGGTGA